CGGTTCACCAGCGTGGTGACGTCCGCCCCGGTCAATCTCGCCAGCAGGTCCGCGTGCGTGAGGTCGCGTCCGAAGCGAGATAGGTCCGAAGCGAGGACGGCCTGAGCGTGCGCGCGCACGGCCTCGCCCGGATCCCTGGGCGCGACACGTCGTGCTGCCGCAGCCACGGCGCCGCCGGGTCGCAGCCGAGCAAGCGCTTGAAGGGCCTCGAAGCCCGTGCGGCCGTAGCTTTCGCCCAACTCGTTGAGCGCGAACCATGCCGCACTGGCAGCTTCCCGGAGCTCGGCGTCTTGAGCTCGAGCCGGATCCGCTGCGACCTGCGCCCGCAGCTGTTCCAACTCAGCCAGGAGCGCGCTTTCGACCTCGGCACGCTCGTCCGGCTCGAGCGGCACGTCGAAGCCTTCGCTGCTCCGGAGCGCGCCGAAGTGCTCGCCGAGGCGGTCGATCGAGGCATCGGGATCGCGCAGCTCGAGCGTGCGCGGGTCGGTAGGCGACAGCGGGTCGGCAAGGCCAAACGACGCCACGCATGCGGTCCACAACGCGGTGACCGCGTAAGCCTCGAGGTCGGCGCGCAGACCCCGCTCGAGGGCGTCGAGCCTTCCCGGCAGTTCCAGCTGACGCCGGGCCACGCGTTCGACCAGCCGGGCCTCGGCCGCGAGCCATACCCGGCGCGCCCGGTCTCGATCCGCAGCCAGCAGCCCACCAAGCGCCAGATCGACCAGGCCCAGGTAGCCGGACGTGCGCGCCTCCGGAACCCCGAGTCGGCCGAGCAGGGCCGTGACACTCTTGTCGGGCGTACGCCCGTCAACGAGGTCCTGAGACGCTTCGGCGTTCACCGCCGCGGCGATGTCCAGCCCGAGCAGCTCCCCCAGCCAGGCGCCGAGCGTGAGCTCGCGGCCGACCCGGTCGGCGCTGGCGGCCAGCTCCTGTCCCGCCTTTGCCAGAGCGAGCGACTCAACCGTCAGGGGGAGGTCGTCGACCCAGCGCCGAGTCGCTTCGCGCTCGAAGACGAGGAAGCGGAGCGTCGCAGGATCGAGCGCATTGACCCCGTGAAGCAGGTGCAGCCTGCCGATGTCCTTGGTGGTGACCGCGCTGCCCCCGACGGTGCCGACGACCTCCCCAGCGGCGAACTTGGGACTCTCGGCTAGGACCACGTCGAGGTCGGCGTCGCTGATACGTCCGGTGCGATAGTGAGCGCGCATCACCGTCACGGGCAGATAGCCCTGGGCGCCGAAGAACGCCTCGGCTTCCGCAACCGCTTCGTCAAAGGGAAGGTGCTGCAGGCCGTGCAGCGTGTTGTGATGGACGAAGGTATCGATCGGCCCCTGGCCCGGAAGCAGGTGACCGAGATGCGCGACGACTTCGGTGAGCTGTTCACGGGGGGAGAGCCGCTCGTGCACACCCGGTTCGCTCATCTTTTCATCCGATCCACGCTATGAGCATCTCGATCGTGCTGTGCGACACGCGGAGCGCGATCCCCGGGGCCACGCCCAGGATGACGGTGAGGGCCACGAGGGGGGCGACCGCCACAACTTCGGCGCCGCGCAGATCCGACAGGTCCGACCAGCGACTCCTCGTATCTTCGGAGAGCACTCCGCCAATGATGCGCAGCGTGAAGGTTGCAACGATGAGAATACCGAGGGCCGCGATGAGCACGGGGAGGCCGAAACCTGCGAACGCTCCGATCAGCACCTGCACCTCGCCGGGGAACTGGACTAGGCCCGGCAAGCCCATCGAAGCGAGGAGGATCAGGGTGAACACCGCCTTGAACCCTGGCATACGGCTGGCCGCACCGACGATGTCCTCGAGCGCAAGGGTCTTGGTACGCTCGTATAGCAGACCGCTCAACAAGAAAAGACCCCCGGTGGTGATGCCGTGGGCGACCATCATGAAGACAGCCCCGGAAAAGCCCGTGTAGTTCAGCGCGGCGATGCCAAGCACCACGAAGCCCATATGGCTGATGGAGCTGAATGCCACGATCGCCTTGAGATCGCGCTGTCTGAACGCCAGCAGCGCGCCGTAGATGATGTTGACGAGACCGAGAGCGAACAACAGCGGCGCCAGCGCCCCGATCCCTGCGGGAAGGATCTCGGCCGAGCGGAGCAGGCCGTAGGCGCCGAGCTTGAGCATCACTCCCGACAAGATGATGCTGACCGGCGCAGGCGCCTGGACGTGCGCAAGGGGCAGCCAGCCGTGCAGTGGGAAGATCGGGATCTTCACCGCGAACCCGGCCAGCAACGCGAGCACGGCCCCGACCTGGAAGCTCGTAGTCCAACCGGTGCTCGTGGCTTGGAGGGCATCCATGTCGAAGGTGTGCGGATCCGCTGCCAGATACACAGCCAGGATGCCGATCAGCATCACGATCGAGCCACCCAGGGTGTACAAGAAGTAGGTCATCGTGGCGCGCTCCTTCTGAGCGCCGCCCCACAAGCCGATGAGAAAGAACATTGGGACCAGGGCGATCTCCCAGAACACGTACAAGAGGAACCAGTCGCGCGCCGCGAAGACCCCCAGGCACGAGGTTTCCAGGAGCAGGATCCACGCGTAGAAGGCCTTGGGGCTGCGCGTGATGTGCTGGGACGCCAGCAGGGCAACGAACACCAGGAGCGTCGTCAGCAAGATGAGGGGCAAAGACAGCCCGTCTACCGCCAGGGTGTAGGTCATCCCGAGCTCGGGGATCCAGGGGCGAGACTCGGCGAACTGCGGGTTCGCAGCGGCCTGATCGAAACCTGCCAACAGAGCCCACGACCACAGCAGAGTTATCCCGGCGGTCGCCAGAGCCACAGCGCGCACCAGGGCGGGCCTGTCCTTCGGCAGCAGCAAGATGACGACCAGGCCGATCAGCGGCGTCCAGACGATGGCGCTCAGGATGCCCATGACCGCCTCCCGCGTCGCGGTTCGCTCGCGAGGGTCATGACGCTACCGAACGGCTCCCGCCCGGGGGCATCAGACCGTGACCTTGGGGACGGTTCGCGTGGAGAACGGGTGCGGACCTTTTTGCAGCTCGATGTCGCCGATGCGCCGGACAGTTCCCCCGTCCTGGGCGTAGTCGATCTCGAAATCGTGCAGGCGCTCCAACACCGTTGGGTCGATGTAATGGACACCGGTGAAGTCGAGGAGGACCGTCCGGCCACGTGGCATGTCGTCGAGCACGCTGCGCACGGGGATGAAGTTGTGAAAGCCCAGCGCCCCCCTGAA
This window of the Deinococcota bacterium genome carries:
- a CDS encoding NADH-quinone oxidoreductase subunit M, producing the protein MGILSAIVWTPLIGLVVILLLPKDRPALVRAVALATAGITLLWSWALLAGFDQAAANPQFAESRPWIPELGMTYTLAVDGLSLPLILLTTLLVFVALLASQHITRSPKAFYAWILLLETSCLGVFAARDWFLLYVFWEIALVPMFFLIGLWGGAQKERATMTYFLYTLGGSIVMLIGILAVYLAADPHTFDMDALQATSTGWTTSFQVGAVLALLAGFAVKIPIFPLHGWLPLAHVQAPAPVSIILSGVMLKLGAYGLLRSAEILPAGIGALAPLLFALGLVNIIYGALLAFRQRDLKAIVAFSSISHMGFVVLGIAALNYTGFSGAVFMMVAHGITTGGLFLLSGLLYERTKTLALEDIVGAASRMPGFKAVFTLILLASMGLPGLVQFPGEVQVLIGAFAGFGLPVLIAALGILIVATFTLRIIGGVLSEDTRSRWSDLSDLRGAEVVAVAPLVALTVILGVAPGIALRVSHSTIEMLIAWIG